The DNA segment CGCCGGGCCTGGGCGAGCGCATCCCCCGCACCGCGAGCTTCGCCATCGCCAGGAGGCTCCCCGCGCCGCCCGTCATGCCGCGCCCCCCCTGCCCTGCGCCCCGGCTGCGGCGAGGAGCTGCACGGCCACGCGGCGCTCCCGCGGCCCGTCGAACTCGCAGAGATAGACACCCTGCCAGGTCCCCAGCACCAGCCGTCCGCCCTGCACCAGCACGGTGAGCGAGGGCCCGAAGAAGCTGGTCTTCAGGTGGCTGTCGCTGTTCCCCTCCGCGTGCAGGTAGAACGGCTCGTGCCGGGGCACCAGCCGCTCCAGCTTCTCCAGCAGGTCGTGCTGCACGTCGGGGTCGGCGTTCTCGTTCACGGTGAGCGCCGCGGTGGTGTGCATGCTCTGCGCGACCAGCGCGCCCTCCGCGAGGCCGCTCTCCTCCAGCAGCGTCTGCAGCCGGTCCGTGATCTCCACCAGCTCGCAGCGCTTCGTCGTCCGGACCCGGATCTCTCGCATCAGTCGGTCACTCGCCGGCCAGTTTCGCGACGATGAAAGGCGTCTCGTGCAGCTCGAGGTCGTCGGCCGTGACCACGAACTTGTAGACGCCCGGCTGCCCGAACTGCACCCCCACGAGGGTG comes from the Longimicrobiaceae bacterium genome and includes:
- a CDS encoding secondary thiamine-phosphate synthase enzyme YjbQ is translated as MREIRVRTTKRCELVEITDRLQTLLEESGLAEGALVAQSMHTTAALTVNENADPDVQHDLLEKLERLVPRHEPFYLHAEGNSDSHLKTSFFGPSLTVLVQGGRLVLGTWQGVYLCEFDGPRERRVAVQLLAAAGAQGRGGAA